The genomic stretch CTATAAGAAATTTCTAGAAAATTATATGTGTTTTGAGGGTTCAGTTGGAAAAGAATACATTCAACTTTGGAGCCTTGAAGAACTAATCGAAACAAATATAAATTATGGCATTCTTGACAACTTGACGAAAACAATTGGTATTGGAGGAAACGGAAGTAACGAATTCATTGCGATAGAATTGACAGAGGAACATGTTTATAGAATTGTCCTTTCACCTTTTATTGACTTAGACAAACAATATCACATTGAAATTGGAACTTCATTTACAGACTTTCTAACTCGTCTAGAAACAGGAAAAGAATGGTTTGAAAATGAAACTGAATGAAACTTTATTAAAGAATAGAAATTGAGATTTGACGCCAAAAAAACGGCAGCCTATAATCGAGTAGACCGCCCCGCCA from Williamwhitmania taraxaci encodes the following:
- a CDS encoding SMI1/KNR4 family protein, giving the protein MEELEEILLRLDFKKRNEKPKKTIEEIETLIKFQLPLDYKKFLENYMCFEGSVGKEYIQLWSLEELIETNINYGILDNLTKTIGIGGNGSNEFIAIELTEEHVYRIVLSPFIDLDKQYHIEIGTSFTDFLTRLETGKEWFENETE